In Lineus longissimus chromosome 5, tnLinLong1.2, whole genome shotgun sequence, the genomic stretch TCGTAAAGTTAGTTTTATGTCAACTTaataaaataattatcataatcatcacaTAGGCTCTTCCTCCACAAATCCTTGTCGATGATCTCATCTTTTCTGGTAGCCTGTTTATAGCCAAAATAATTTCTTTGTCATGATATTGCTTACTTCTTCAGAGAACAATATGTTTGTCTAAGATGGTCACCTGAAACCAGAAGAATCTTTGAAGAAAAACAGACCCTCCAATGTTCGTCGATTATAATAGCTGTTGGAAAAGCTGCAACAGGTGAGAAGGTTGTTGTGCAATCTTAAGAAGGGATCAGTTTAATACCATCCAGAGATTAATTCAAAACTTGGAAGAACTCCTCTATCAAATCATATTTTGTTGACAGGAGGAACTCAATGTGCATATCTAATGACCCTCAGGTCAGATCCTCTGTTAAGCAACACTTTAATTGTTCTTTGTCACAGAATCTTGATCAATGTTTCCTTTCAATGTCTTTTCTTGCAGAGCAACCCCTTTGAACTTGTCCTACCTTTTCTTTTTTCAGCTTTTGCCAATACCTACTTAGTGGAAAATAACACTGATGTGATTGGTACAATATGTAGTGGCATGAGCAACAGGGAATCAAATACTTTATGCCAACGTTCACTGCGAGATCGGACATGCAATATCCATAGATTAAAGAACAAATCAGATGTGCTTCTTTGCTTATGCAACACCATTGTGACTCCAGAGCAAGCATTTTCTTGGACTACACAGGTAGGTTTGCCATTTTAGATAACAAACCAGTGAGCCAAATCGGAAGTGGCTCCGTCTTTGATGCATTGTATGTTGTACACTATAACagttttttcgttttttagcTATTTTCAAGTCTTGACAAATCAACCCATGTGACAGTCATATCCTCGAGCCATGCATCAGAATATAAGAGTGACATTCCTTCATCAGATCTGCCCTTTCCTATGTTGACTGCACTGAAGACGTCTACCTTCAGTGGGAAAGCTGTGTGTCGCTATCTTCAGCAGCCCAATACTGTCACTGGACTACCAGCACAAAGTGAGTTGTAACCTGACAGTCTCCTCTCTAAAATCAGTTTATTGGACTTGATTTGAAAACAAGTACAATTGGGCACACTCATCAGTATTGTAAAAGTGGCAGCGATTACCTAGATTATATGATTATGGTAAAGATGAATTGAAATCAGTTTACACTTTAGGCAGATTATCCAAGGAGCAGTTTCCATGTGCTTAACTGCATCACTTGACTGCATCATGTACTTACATCCAATTACTTGCCTCAAAAGTCCACAATTCAAACTCAAATCTGTTTTCTCTTTCAGTTTTAACATATTGTCAAAGTCACAGCCTGCCCGCAGTGTTGTACCACACATACACAGATGTACTCTATTTGGATTCCATCACAATCAACAGCTTCAAACCATTACTGAGGATATCACCTTTCAGAGATATACTTCTGGTAAGATCATAgtccaattgtgctgcccattcagAAATCTAACACCTGTCCTAGATTCATCTCGAAGAGGAAAGAGGCAAAGCAAGTTATCTCATGaaacttttgaaaaagataATATGTTGTGTTCTTTGAATTCTCATTGACAAGGACAGTACAATTTCAGTGTCTCTAAGTAGAtttttttcctttcagaaaaaccCTAGAGCTGCAGAGAAACTTGCCAAACTGACTGAAGTGGATGCTGCTGCTGACAACAACCTTTACATCTGAACATTTGGCCACTCCATTCTGGACTGTGAGAACAACTGGACTGCTATTCTATACTATTCAAAATATATCAAACTACTTATTACCCTGAGCTGTGGCGACTCACATCTGTCAACTGAGGACATTCTGCAGACATAAGTTATGATATAAACATTAGAGTTTTCTTGTGATAGGATCAAGGCATGATTGGCCGTTGTATCTGAATGATTCACACCCATAGTTTTTTAATCCTGGAATTTACACAGTTGGAGAATATTTACATCAATAAAGTCAAGTGTCAGCATTCATATTGAAGTTCTTTCCTTTGTAAGAGTTAACCCTAGAAGCAAATCATGAGCAGCACTTCTAAAAATTCGTTCACCAAGCATG encodes the following:
- the LOC135488259 gene encoding proteasome assembly chaperone 1-like, translated to MATFFGEVLPVFSRAVEDEDDDDAALLPHQEQYVCLRWSPETRRIFEEKQTLQCSSIIIAVGKAATAFANTYLVENNTDVIGTICSGMSNRESNTLCQRSLRDRTCNIHRLKNKSDVLLCLCNTIVTPEQAFSWTTQLFSSLDKSTHVTVISSSHASEYKSDIPSSDLPFPMLTALKTSTFSGKAVCRYLQQPNTVTGLPAQILTYCQSHSLPAVLYHTYTDVLYLDSITINSFKPLLRISPFRDILLKNPRAAEKLAKLTEVDAAADNNLYI